One genomic window of Cricetulus griseus strain 17A/GY chromosome 3, alternate assembly CriGri-PICRH-1.0, whole genome shotgun sequence includes the following:
- the Sec11a gene encoding signal peptidase complex catalytic subunit SEC11A isoform X3, which produces MLSLDFLDDVRRMNKRQLYYQVLNFGMIVSSALMIWKGLMVITGSESPIVVVLSGSMEPAFHRGDLLFLTNRVEDPIRVGEIVVFRIEGREIPIVHRVLKIHEKQNGHIKFLTKGDNNAVDDRGLYKQGQHWLEKKDVVGRARGYYQENRSVEDRNCKLQV; this is translated from the exons CTATACTACCAAGTTTTAAACTTTGGAATGATTGTCTCCTCAGCACTAATGATCTGGAAGGGGCTGATGGTGATAACCGGAAGTGAGAGTCCAATTGTAGTGGTGCTCAG TGGCAGCATGGAGCCTGCGTTTCACAGAGGAGACCTCCTTTTCCTCACGAACCGAGTTGAAGATCCCATACGAGTGGGGGAAATCGTTGTTTTCAGGATAGAAGGAAGAGAGATTCCTATAGTGCATCGAGTCTTGAAGATCCATGAAAA GCAAAATGGGCATATCAAGTTTTTAACCAAAGGAGATAATAATGCCGTTGATGACCGAGGCCTCTATAAACAAGGACAACATTGGCTAGAGAAGAAAGATGTTGTAGGGAGAGCGAGGGG ATATTATCAGGAGAACAGATCAGTCGAGGACAGGAATTGTAAGTTACAGGTATAA
- the Nmb gene encoding neuromedin-B isoform X1 has protein sequence MTRQAGGSRLLCSLLLFVLFTAGVAPFNWDLPEPRNRASKIRVHPRGNLWATGHFMGKKSLEPPGLSLVGTALPSIQRDQRLPLSHDLFRILLLKKALGMNLSGPDSPIQEAAGANTEEVMPIMGPTQQHGLECVHPGKLLNATPGVAPSGCKF, from the exons ATGACCCGGCAGGCAGGGGGCTCTCGGCTGCTCTGCAGTCTCCTCCTCTTTGTGTTGTTCACTGCTGGCGTCGCCCCCTTCAATTGGGATCTCCCGGAGCCCCGCAACCGAGCCAGCAAGATCCGAGTGCACCCCCGGGGCAACCTCTGGGCAACCG GTCATTTCATGGGCAAGAAGAGTCTGGAGCCCCCAGGCCTGTCGCTTGTGGGGACAGCACTTCCCAGCATCCAGAGGGACCAGAGACTGCCGCTGAGTCATGATCTGTTCCGGATCCTCCTGCTAAAGAAAGCCTTAGGCATGAACCTCAGTGGCCCAGACTCCCCAATTCAG GAGGCTGCTGGAGCCAATACTGAAGAAGTGATGCCAATAATGGGACCAACACAACAACATGGCTTAGAATGTGTCCATCCAGGCAAGCTGCTGAATGCAACCCCAGGAGTGGCCCCATCTGGATGTAAATTCTAA
- the Nmb gene encoding neuromedin-B isoform X2, producing MTRQAGGSRLLCSLLLFVLFTAGVAPFNWDLPEPRNRASKIRVHPRGNLWATGHFMGKKSLEPPGLSLVGTALPSIQRDQRLPLSHDLFRILLLKKALGMNLSGPDSPIQYRRLLEPILKK from the exons ATGACCCGGCAGGCAGGGGGCTCTCGGCTGCTCTGCAGTCTCCTCCTCTTTGTGTTGTTCACTGCTGGCGTCGCCCCCTTCAATTGGGATCTCCCGGAGCCCCGCAACCGAGCCAGCAAGATCCGAGTGCACCCCCGGGGCAACCTCTGGGCAACCG GTCATTTCATGGGCAAGAAGAGTCTGGAGCCCCCAGGCCTGTCGCTTGTGGGGACAGCACTTCCCAGCATCCAGAGGGACCAGAGACTGCCGCTGAGTCATGATCTGTTCCGGATCCTCCTGCTAAAGAAAGCCTTAGGCATGAACCTCAGTGGCCCAGACTCCCCAATTCAG TACAGGAGGCTGCTGGAGCCAATACTGAAGAAGTGA
- the Sec11a gene encoding signal peptidase complex catalytic subunit SEC11A isoform X1: MLSLDFLDDVRRMNKRQLYYQVLNFGMIVSSALMIWKGLMVITGSESPIVVVLSGSMEPAFHRGDLLFLTNRVEDPIRVGEIVVFRIEGREIPIVHRVLKIHEKQNGHIKFLTKGDNNAVDDRGLYKQGQHWLEKKDVVGRARGFVPYIGIVTILMNDYPKFKYAVLFLLGLFVLVHRE, from the exons CTATACTACCAAGTTTTAAACTTTGGAATGATTGTCTCCTCAGCACTAATGATCTGGAAGGGGCTGATGGTGATAACCGGAAGTGAGAGTCCAATTGTAGTGGTGCTCAG TGGCAGCATGGAGCCTGCGTTTCACAGAGGAGACCTCCTTTTCCTCACGAACCGAGTTGAAGATCCCATACGAGTGGGGGAAATCGTTGTTTTCAGGATAGAAGGAAGAGAGATTCCTATAGTGCATCGAGTCTTGAAGATCCATGAAAA GCAAAATGGGCATATCAAGTTTTTAACCAAAGGAGATAATAATGCCGTTGATGACCGAGGCCTCTATAAACAAGGACAACATTGGCTAGAGAAGAAAGATGTTGTAGGGAGAGCGAGGGG ATTTGTTCCTTATATTGGAATTGTGACAATCCTCATGAATGACTATCCTAAATTTAAG TATGCAGTACTGTTTCTGCTGGGTTTATTTGTACTGGTCCATCGTGAGTAA
- the Sec11a gene encoding signal peptidase complex catalytic subunit SEC11A isoform X2, which produces MLSLDFLDDVRRMNKRQLYYQVLNFGMIVSSALMIWKGLMVITGSESPIVVVLSGSMEPAFHRGDLLFLTNRVEDPIRVGEIVVFRIEGREIPIVHRVLKIHEKQNGHIKFLTKGDNNAVDDRGLYKQGQHWLEKKDVVGRARGLFISDIIRRTDQSRTGIVSYRYKEVWNTALIY; this is translated from the exons CTATACTACCAAGTTTTAAACTTTGGAATGATTGTCTCCTCAGCACTAATGATCTGGAAGGGGCTGATGGTGATAACCGGAAGTGAGAGTCCAATTGTAGTGGTGCTCAG TGGCAGCATGGAGCCTGCGTTTCACAGAGGAGACCTCCTTTTCCTCACGAACCGAGTTGAAGATCCCATACGAGTGGGGGAAATCGTTGTTTTCAGGATAGAAGGAAGAGAGATTCCTATAGTGCATCGAGTCTTGAAGATCCATGAAAA GCAAAATGGGCATATCAAGTTTTTAACCAAAGGAGATAATAATGCCGTTGATGACCGAGGCCTCTATAAACAAGGACAACATTGGCTAGAGAAGAAAGATGTTGTAGGGAGAGCGAGGGG CCTGTTTATTTCAGATATTATCAGGAGAACAGATCAGTCGAGGACAGGAATTGTAAGTTACAGGTATAAGGAAGTATGGAATACTGCTTTAATATATTAA